The Montipora capricornis isolate CH-2021 chromosome 6, ASM3666992v2, whole genome shotgun sequence genome has a window encoding:
- the LOC138051805 gene encoding uncharacterized protein — protein MVFCMIVGCGSESVPGKDLHFARVPSVVTNQGEEAEKLSFERRSRWISAISRSDLTEKILANDRVCSRHFVSGRAAKSWDKYNVDWVPNLNLGHKKSVERGNIEQASQRGQRANEKERKRKEQEERERVLAEEIAAKKLKLNEPGEQISDISFAEEPPTCVDSSTQTEEFDYLVARAPPQRPFCEDEFRNDDKTVNFYTGLPSLDTLKAVFLRLHPFVARKAQHITRFQEFVMTLMKLRLNMPLEDLAYRFNVSVSTVSRTFQAWMVVMDVRLRPLIKWPEREELWRTMPQCFQYSFGKKTTVIIDCFEVFIDRPSNLMARAQTFSNYKHHNTVKVLIGITPQATISFVSKAWGGRTSDKYLTDNCGILDKLLPGDLVLADRGFTIQESLMFRHAQLAIPAFTRGKEQLDPVDVEETRGIANVRIHVERVIGLLRRKYTILSGTLPIDFLMCNPNGTQEASTPMIDRIINVCSALVNLCPGIVPFD, from the coding sequence ATGGTTTTTTGCATGATAGTTGGCTGTGGAAGCGAAAGCGTTCCAGGTAAAGATCTTCATTTTGCTCGAGTCCCATCAGTAGTCACAAACCAAGGAGAAGAAGCGGAAAAATTATCCTTTGAACGGCGATCGCGTTGGATTTCAGCAATAAGTCGGTCTGATTTGACCGAAAAGATTCTCGCAAATGATCGTGTATGCAGCCGCCATTTCGTCTCAGGAAGAGCAGCAAAAAGTTGGGACAAATACAACGTTGACTGGGTGCCGAATTTAAACCTGGGCCATAAAAAGAGTGTGGAGAGAGGAAACATCGAACAAGCATCACAAAGAGGACAGAGAGCTAATGAGAAAGAAAGGAAGCGAAAGGAGCAAGAAGAGAGGGAACGCGTGCTTGCAGAGGAGATCGCAGCAAAGAAACTTAAGTTGAATGAACCGGGTGAACAGATTTCAGATATTTCCTTTGCCGAAGAACCTCCAACGTGTGTCGATTCCAGTACACAAACGGAGGAGTTTGACTATCTAGTAGCTCGAGCGCCACCGCAGCGACCATTTTGCGAAGATGAATTTCGGAACGACGACAAGACAGTAAATTTTTATACCGGATTACCTTCGCTTGACACGttaaaagctgttttccttCGGCTTCATCCCTTCGTTGCTCGAAAGGCCCAACATATTACTCGTTTTCAAGAATTTGTCATGACCTTGATGAAGCTTAGACTAAATATGCCTTTGGAAGATCTCGCTTACCGATTTAATGTCTCGGTTTCTACGGTGTCAAGAACATTCCAGGCGTGGATGGTCGTGATGGACGTAAGGCTGCGGCCTTTAATTAAGTGGCCAGAACGTGAGGAATTGTGGCGAACCATGCCTCAATGCTTTCAGTACTCGTTCGGGAAGAAGACTACAGTAATCATCGATTGTTTTGAAGTGTTTATTGACAGACCTTCAAACCTAATGGCACGTGCACAAACATTCTCAAACTACAAACATCACAACACTGTGAAGGTCTTGATAGGCATAACTCCACAGGCAACAATTTCATTTGTCTCTAAAGCTTGGGGAGGGAGAACGTCTGACAAGTATTTGACAGATAATTGTGGCATACTAGACAAGTTGTTACCAGGCGACCTTGTCCTGGCAGATCGGGGGTTTACCATTCAAGAATCCCTTATGTTTAGGCATGCACAGTTGGCAATTCCTGCCTTCACTCGTGGTAAAGAACAACTGGACCCAGTGGATGTGGAAGAAACCAGGGGCATAGCTAATGTGCGAATACATGTGGAACGGGTCATTGGTCTTCTGCGAAGGAAGTATACTATTTTAAGTGGAACTCTTCCGATTGATTTTTTGATGTGTAACCCTAATGGAACACAAGAAGCATCGACTCCTATGATTGACAGGATTATCAATGTCTGCTCTGCCTTAGTAAACCTTTGCCCTGGAattgttccatttgattga
- the LOC138051803 gene encoding uncharacterized protein — translation MALDTQENEVKSSENMSEKACIPLSDYANKLEPKVKKRYLEKISPIGIDPVLIEGKNFQPDCLPPVESTDLLFYLVLETSYYTKQQFKAFRSLQAYNQMVSGFISSVQGHIVKDNFVVLAKVRHSQRMNESLIPVWIITEKQGTIISAHCCGCKAGLGESCSHVASVLFYLEAWTKINGKMSCAQVKCSWILPSYVKEVEYARVRDINFTSAKKMKTDLDATLDRVFDISQGDNLAEEPKIESKGVPAPSEEEMNSFYAELNNCKFKPIALSLVPPFAESFVLKSREIPTVQDLSDHKYQDLEYPELLQVCLEKEIELSEEQRLQIEEDTRSQSEGANFYKHRAGRIGASQSKVASHTNPALPSQSLIQSVCYPELNKVFSKAIMHGCKHEGLAISAYEHVMKKKHKNFKIVKCGMFINKEYPWLHATPDFLCSCDCCGEGCGEVKCPFCIDNCDFESYVSKSSSCLRKDSAGNFWLKKEHEYFYQTQQQLFTVERKYCDFVVCAFDECGATKFFHQRILPDEQHWNSVLPKLTKFWRTCILPEVLGKWYTRKHFMAQVQTDKQPEPGGICYCRKNTTEKGVLCCNSKCPIVSFHLSCLKIESIPKTWYCPHCRNLPEFKKLRKAKMKESKEKKDPNVPNPAMSYDFICVCKSKPSESEKLLHCHNKSCENGRYFHLNCLNYKRMPNNRQTTWICPSCRKKVKVRRPHKDDDDDDGDVTFIQTLSTPTEKYKSLMSLGDNEFSLISSPTGWLDCAIIHEAQILLANINKNISGFQRPTLGPVGQFNIVTSYFVQILHVNNNHWVCVNSINCASGYVNLLDSLSNPVPSQEIVDLVKSLLGPSYKGINQLPVQQQLNTSDCGVFAIAFATCLVYGQNPSQVRFNIPMMRPHLLNCFKARAMQLFPTI, via the coding sequence ATGGCGCTCGATACTCAAGAGAATGAAGTGAAGTCAAGCGAAAATATGAGTGAAAAAGCTTGCATACCTCTTTCAGATTATGCTAATAAGTTAGAGCCAAAGGTCAAGAAACGTTACCTCGAAAAAATATCACCGATTGGGATCGATCCTGTGTTAATCGAGGGCAAGAACTTCCAACCCGATTGTTTACCTCCGGTGGAATCGACGGATCTACTTTTTTACCTTGTCTTAGAGACAAGTTACTACACAAAACAGCAATTTAAAGCATTTCGAAGCCTTCAAGCATACAACCAGATGGTATCTGGATTTATTTCAAGTGTTCAGGGCCACATAGTCAAAGATAACTTTGTAGTTCTAGCGAAGGTAAGACATTCGCAGAGAATGAATGAGTCGTTGATTCCAGTGTGGATTATTACCGAAAAGCAAGGAACTATTATTTCTGCGCATTGCTGTGGCTGTAAGGCTGGTCTTGGGGAATCCTGCTCCCATGTAGCTAGCGTACTCTTTTACCTCGAGGcatggacaaaaataaatggaaaaatgTCATGCGCGCAAGTGAAGTGTTCGTGGATTCTACCTTCGTATGTAAAGGAAGTCGAGTACGCAAGAGTTCGCGATATCAATTTTAcgtcagcaaagaaaatgaaaactgaCTTGGATGCAACCTTAGATAGGGTTTTCGACATATCGCAGGGCGATAACCTGGCAGAGGAGCCAAAAATTGAGTCAAAAGGTGTGCCAGCTCCGTCGGAAGAGGAGATGAATTCTTTCTACGCTGAACTGAACAATTGTAAATTCAAGCCTATAGCCCTCAGTCTAGTCCCTCCATTCGCCGAGAGCTTTGTGCTAAAAAGCCGCGAAATTCCGACTGTTCAGGATTTGTCAGATCATAAGTATCAAGATCTTGAATATCCCGAACTCCTGCAGGTTTGTTTGGAAAAAGAAATCGAACTTTCCGAGGAACAAAGACTGCAGATTGAGGAAGACACAAGAAGCCAATCAGAGGGAGCTAACTTTTACAAACACCGAGCGGGAAGGATTGGAGCGTCTCAAAGCAAAGTAGCCTCGCACACAAATCCAGCATTACCTTCACAGTCTCTAATTCAATCAGTTTGTTATCCTGAATTAAACAAAGTATTTTCTAAAGCAATAATGCATGGGTGTAAACATGAGGGACTAGCAATCAGTGCTTATGAACATGTTATGAAGAAGAAAcacaaaaatttcaaaatagtAAAGTGTGGCATGTTCATCAACAAAGAATACCCTTGGCTACATGCTACCCCAGactttctctgttcttgtgACTGTTGTGGAGAAGGGTGTGGAGAGGTTAAGTGTCCTTTTTGCATTGACAATTGTGACTTTGAAAGCTATGTTTCTAAAAGTTCGTCATGTTTGAGAAAAGACAGTGCTGGTAATTTTTGGCTTAAAAAAGAACACGAGTATTTCTACCAAACACAACAGCAGCTTTTTACTGTGGAAAGAAAGTACTGTGACTTTGTTGTGTGTGCTTTCGATGAGTGTGGTGCCACCAAATTTTTTCACCAGCGAATTCTGCCTGATGAACAACACTGGAATTCTGTTTTGCCCAAGCTCACCAAATTTTGGAGAACATGCATTCTGCCTGAAGTGCTTGGTAAATGGTACACTAGGAAGCACTTTATGGCTCAAGTCCAAACTGATAAACAACCAGAACCAGGCGGAATTTGCTATTGCAGAAAGAACACTACTGAAAAAGGTGTCCTTTGCTGTAATTCCAAATGTCCtattgtttcttttcatttatCGTGTCTCAAGATTGAAAGCATTCCAAAAACGTGGTACTGCCCCCACTGCAGAAACTTACCTGAGTTCAAGAAATTAAGGAAAGCCAAAATGAaagaatcaaaggaaaaaaaggatccCAATGTCCCTAACCCAGCAATGAGCTACGACTTCATCTGCGTGTGTAAATCAAAACCCAGTGAATCTGAAAAACTGCTACACTGCCATAATAAATCATGCGAGAATGGCAGGTATTTTCACCTTAACTGCCTAAATTACAAGAGGATGCCTAACAATAGGCAGACTACATGGATCTGTCCATCTTGCCGCAAAAAGGTGAAAGTGAGACGCCCAcataaagatgatgatgatgatgatggtgatgtgACTTTTATTCAAACTTTGTCCACACCAACTGAGAAGTACAAATCTCTGATGAGCCTTGGTGATAACGAGTTCAGCCTAATTTCATCACCTACAGGATGGCTTGATTGTGCTATCATACATGAGGCTCAAATTCTCTTAgcaaatatcaacaaaaacatTAGTGGATTTCAGAGACCAACACTTGGTCCTGTAGGGCAGTTTAATATTGTAACTTCTTACTTTGTACAGATTCTCCATGTTAACAACAACCACTGGGTATGTGTTAATTCCATCAACTGTGCCTCGGGCTACGTTAATCTACTGGACAGTCTGTCCAATCCTGTACCATCGCAAGAAATTGTGGACTTGGTTAAAAGCTTACTTGGCCCCAGTTACAAGGGAATCAACCAGCTGCCTGTTCAGCAGCAACTAAATACGAGTGACTGTGGGGTGTTTGCAATAGCATTCGCCACATGTCTTGTGTATGGGCAAAACCCATCGCAAGTACGTTTTAATATACCAATGATGCGCCCCCACTTGCTTAATTGTTTCAAAGCCCGTGCTATGCAGCTTTTTCCAACCATTTAA